CGGCCATGGTGCTGCTGTCCAGCCGCAGGAGCAGGCCCTCCAGGTTGACACGCAGGTGCGCGTGCAGATAGGCTTCCAGCGTGCTGCATGCGCTCGTCTCAGCGAAGAGCCCATCGTAATAAGCTTCCACGCCCGCCTCCGCTTCAAGCGCGGCCTGGTCACCGCCCAGTAACTGCCGACGGGCGGCGGCATCTATCCAACTGTTGCATTGCCGGAAGTGTGCGCGGCGGCAGGAGAAATGGCTGCGTCCATAATGCCGCAGGAGTGCGCGCGGATCGATGCCACCCTGGCTCCCCGCGGAACGGTCGAAGTCGAAGGCACAGAACGTTGGTCCGGCGTAACCGCCGAAGACCTCGTCAGCTCCCTCGCCGGTCAGCGCCACCTTATAGCGCTGGCCAAAGGCCTGCGATAGCCGGTAGATGGGAACCTCGTTCGGGGTCGAAAGAGGGAGGCCGTTGGCTGCGATGAGCGTTTCGCAGTCGTACAGGAAATCGGCTTCTTCGAGGGGGACCTCGGTCAGCTCCAGGTCAAAGTGGCGTGCCGCCTGGCGCTGGTAGGGCCACTCCCCGTAATCCTCCCGCCGGTAACCGGTGCTGTAAACAGGACGGCCCGGACGGCCATTGGCCGCCAGGGCAGTGGCCGCGAGGATACTGCTGTCGAGACCGCCGCTGAGGAAGCCGCCCACGGGTGCGTCGCTGAGCTGGTGCTCATGGGCGACCTGACGCACCCGGTGGCCGATCTCGACAGCCGCCTCGTCGAATTCAACCGCCGGCTTCTCCTCTTCGGGGAGCACTGGCGGGGTCCACCACTTGTGTGGCAAGGGCGTCTCACCCGGCCGGGCGAGGAACAGGCTGCCGCCCGGTTCAAGCAGGCGCACGCCGCGCAGGAGGGTCTGCTCGCCGAGGTTCACACGCACGGTGGCCAGGTAATGCGCCAGCGCGGCTGGATCGATCCGGCGTTCCAGG
The DNA window shown above is from Ruficoccus amylovorans and carries:
- the asnB gene encoding asparagine synthase (glutamine-hydrolyzing); this encodes MCGIAGIFSSVVGDQDLRAIRRATTAMTGRGPDGEGIWHSRSVVLGHRRLAILDPAHGQQPWIDPETGVVAVYNGELYNYPQLRRELERHGQALRTQCDTEAVVKSYSVWGHECMKHWAGMFALALYDPRNESLWLVRDRLGIKPLFYTVGSGRFAFASSVAALMEMPGLERRIDPAALAHYLATVRVNLGEQTLLRGVRLLEPGGSLFLARPGETPLPHKWWTPPVLPEEEKPAVEFDEAAVEIGHRVRQVAHEHQLSDAPVGGFLSGGLDSSILAATALAANGRPGRPVYSTGYRREDYGEWPYQRQAARHFDLELTEVPLEEADFLYDCETLIAANGLPLSTPNEVPIYRLSQAFGQRYKVALTGEGADEVFGGYAGPTFCAFDFDRSAGSQGGIDPRALLRHYGRSHFSCRRAHFRQCNSWIDAAARRQLLGGDQAALEAEAGVEAYYDGLFAETSACSTLEAYLHAHLRVNLEGLLLRLDSSTMAASVEGRVPFCDHRLVERLFEMPAHYKLALRPGLDPAAVRRLNSFELTGADSVETKRLLRHAFAAELPEEIVRRPKRSFPVPFIEWFQGPLRPVWEACLSDSDFLGNMLPVTTRQKLFEAEHTNAILAWPLINLALWADHWKISV